In a single window of the Rhineura floridana isolate rRhiFlo1 chromosome 3, rRhiFlo1.hap2, whole genome shotgun sequence genome:
- the RPL38 gene encoding large ribosomal subunit protein eL38, translating to MPRKIEEIKDFLLTARRKDAKSVKIKKNKDNVKFKVRCSRYLYTLVITDKEKAEKLKQSLPPGLAVKELK from the exons ATG CCTCGCAAAATTGAAGAGATCAAAGATTTTCTGTTGACAGCTAGGAGGAAGGATGCAAAGT CTGTCAAGATCAAGAAGAACAAAGATAATGTGAAGTTCAAGGTGCGTTGCAGCCGCTATCTGTATACGTTAGTCATCACAGACAAGGAAAAGGCCGAAAAACTGAAGCAGTCTCTGCCACCAG GTTTGGCTGTGAAAGAGCTGAAATGA